The DNA window AAGCATCGTACGCGCTTGCGGCGCAGGTGACCGGTGACGCAGTGAAATTCATGGTGAACGGGAAGCAAGTCGCGTCGGTCAGCAAGGTCGGGCTCCTCACGGATGGAATCGCGGGCCTGAGGGTGAATCACAATCTTCACGTGAAGGCCAGTCCCGTTACGATCACGCCTCAGTAGTGATCGCGCCGGCATCGGGAGCAGACTACTGATGCGCGCGGGCCTCGCGGCGATATTGCTCGCCGCGCTTCTCTTCGTGGGATTTCGGCCGGTGGGCCAGCTGCCGCCGGTCGGGAAGCTGCTGGATCCGGCCAACGGTGTCTGGGCGACTGCCAGGACGGCGAATCTTCCGCCACTCGAGCAGGGAAGAATTCCCGGCCTCAGCAAGCCGGTAGAGGTGGTGTTCGACGATCGCGGCGTACCGCACGTGTATGCCGCAACGGAAGAGGATGCGTTCCGCGCGCTCGGCTTCGTCATGGCGCGCGACCGGCTGTTTCAGATGGAGCTTCAGACGCGAGCGGCTGAGGGGCGACTCACCGAGTGGATCGGTCCTGATGTTCTCAACGTCGATCGCCGAACCCGCGCTCTCGGGCTCCGCTGGGGTGCCGAGCGCAAGTACGCCGCGGCGAATCGAAATACAATCGGTCATCGAGCGATCTCTGCGTACGCCGATGGTGTCAACGCGTGGATTACATCGATGCGTCCGCGCGATCTGCCGATGGAATACCGCCTGCTGGGAGTAACCCCGGGTAAATGGGAGCCCATATATTCCCTGAGCTTCTTCTCGAAGATGTCTCTGACGCTGGCGTTCAATGACGCGACTTACAACCGTCTCGCCGCTCAGGCAAAGGTCGGTCGTGCGGCGGCTGACGCTCTTTATCCAGTAAACAGTCCGATTCAGGAGCCAATCCAGCCGAACGGTCAGCGCGCGCCACGATTCGACGTTGCGGCGATTCCTGCACCCGGAGCTCCCGACAGCGCCGCAATGCTGGCCGTTGCCGCGCGACAGTCAGTTCTCGCCGCCCTCGGTCGACAAAAGCCGAACCACAACGGTGACGCGCTTGGCAGCAACAACTGGGCGGTCTCTCCGAAACGGACGGCAGCCGGTCACGCGCTTCTTGCCGGCGACCCGCATCTCGAGCTGACTCTGCCCTCCATCTGGTACGAGATGCACGTCGTCGTGCCGGGGAAGCTCGATGTTGCCGGAGTCGGGTTTCCAGGTGTGCCCGGCGTCATCATCGGCTTCAACCGCGAGGTCGCGTGGACGTTCACGAACACCGGATCGGACGTGAACGACTACTACGCGGAAGTTGTCGACGACACGGTGCGGCCGAATCGTTATCGGGTTGACGGTGTCTGGCGCCCGCTCGAAAAAAGGATCGAATCCTACCGTGACCAGAAGGGAACGGTCATCCGCACCGACACACTTTACTTCACGCATCGCGGCGCGATGGCACGGCAGCTCGGCAAATGGATGTCGATGCGATGGACTGCGCAGGAGCCGTCGGACGAGGCAAGCAACTTCATCAGGCTGGGATACGCGCGAAACGCGACCGAATG is part of the Gemmatimonadaceae bacterium genome and encodes:
- a CDS encoding penicillin acylase family protein, with amino-acid sequence MRAGLAAILLAALLFVGFRPVGQLPPVGKLLDPANGVWATARTANLPPLEQGRIPGLSKPVEVVFDDRGVPHVYAATEEDAFRALGFVMARDRLFQMELQTRAAEGRLTEWIGPDVLNVDRRTRALGLRWGAERKYAAANRNTIGHRAISAYADGVNAWITSMRPRDLPMEYRLLGVTPGKWEPIYSLSFFSKMSLTLAFNDATYNRLAAQAKVGRAAADALYPVNSPIQEPIQPNGQRAPRFDVAAIPAPGAPDSAAMLAVAARQSVLAALGRQKPNHNGDALGSNNWAVSPKRTAAGHALLAGDPHLELTLPSIWYEMHVVVPGKLDVAGVGFPGVPGVIIGFNREVAWTFTNTGSDVNDYYAEVVDDTVRPNRYRVDGVWRPLEKRIESYRDQKGTVIRTDTLYFTHRGAMARQLGKWMSMRWTAQEPSDEASNFIRLGYARNATEWLDAMSGYLAPTQNGLVADKSGNIAIRSTGAYPIRPGDGRGDVVRDGSKSSSDWLGYLPPSKYPYAMNPAQGYLASANQQPVDPRVNPSFMGSDWFSPWRAMRINELLRADSAVTPDAMRRFQTDPGSARADAFVPLFLAAAAREDSAGRADATLKRAAAILAEWDRRYTTDNRRAVLFDMAMDDLATRTWDELRPQRDKGTTAQALGLPESQVLLELMQDPASQWWDDRRTRDVVETRDAIVAASLRAALVAALKIHGDPSGSGWQWSNVRHANIHHLTQIPALSALRVPVQGGPSTLSPSGGSGKEGASWRMVVELGPEVRAWATYPGGQSGNPASPRYKDRLPMWQKGELAPVLFPKTRADLDPKRIVSILRLDPR